The Pricia mediterranea genome includes a window with the following:
- a CDS encoding LytR/AlgR family response regulator transcription factor, with translation MNSGVTLFMILCLLPLAQLAAQQEQSVRSQIKSLKRFDLDALELVDRNDDLSVAGSALQKRLAYLKNGDLTQIEPTADQMARMNHTDKVLYNIHQGDYFFNKVSPIDSLAYKHYLNALDLSKKRNDTLLINKALQRINSYFLKNFNDKKLYTKYVSELSKYAQDSIDEFWKRYYRLVYDMSYSGFSESEFRDLEDRFLGLVVDTPAHSYFRSVMYHMTGIFYTYPGGDSAKSRKYFELALQSYNDHEYYSFKRKIRTAIALSIMDYNDGNYKEAIEKLEQTLKNDNVKTDYELKYLIYDWLSKAHEKMGKPTESNAYLKLKISALDSVKYYAFAEKIRDIDVKYDVKNKEIAIQELEDKNSELQNNILTLLPFLGIAAVILVLLFFLYRRYRKKSTVLESEKSETLQKLDELKNIVIKNHIVLKDKTKVYISDLMYIKSDDHYLNIHTSDDKSHFVRGKLKKIREELPPNFIQCHRSYIVNRNFVKRINNKSLTLLDKSEIPLSRSYRDEF, from the coding sequence ATGAACTCGGGCGTTACTCTTTTTATGATTCTCTGCCTTCTGCCATTGGCACAGTTAGCGGCACAACAGGAGCAGTCGGTGCGATCACAGATCAAGTCGCTAAAACGGTTCGATCTAGATGCCCTAGAGCTTGTCGACCGTAACGACGACCTATCCGTTGCCGGGTCCGCGCTGCAAAAAAGGCTGGCTTACCTGAAAAATGGAGATTTGACGCAGATCGAACCGACTGCCGACCAAATGGCCAGGATGAACCATACCGATAAGGTGCTGTACAACATCCATCAAGGAGACTACTTTTTTAACAAGGTAAGCCCGATCGATTCCCTTGCGTACAAACACTACCTGAACGCCTTGGACTTATCGAAAAAAAGAAATGACACGCTTTTAATCAACAAGGCCTTGCAGCGTATCAACAGCTATTTTTTGAAGAACTTTAATGACAAAAAGCTCTATACCAAATATGTCTCGGAACTCTCAAAGTATGCACAGGATTCCATCGATGAATTTTGGAAAAGATACTATCGTTTGGTGTACGATATGTCGTATTCCGGCTTTTCCGAATCGGAATTCAGGGATTTGGAAGACCGGTTTTTGGGACTGGTCGTCGACACCCCGGCGCATTCTTATTTTAGAAGTGTCATGTATCACATGACCGGCATTTTCTACACCTACCCGGGCGGCGATAGTGCAAAATCCCGTAAATATTTCGAGCTAGCCCTCCAAAGCTATAACGATCATGAATATTATTCCTTTAAAAGAAAAATTAGGACCGCAATTGCGCTGTCTATTATGGATTATAACGATGGCAATTACAAGGAAGCAATCGAAAAACTCGAGCAGACCCTTAAGAACGACAATGTAAAGACTGATTATGAGTTGAAATACCTAATCTATGATTGGCTTTCAAAGGCCCATGAAAAAATGGGTAAGCCGACCGAGAGCAATGCGTATTTAAAACTAAAGATCAGTGCCTTGGACAGTGTCAAATACTATGCGTTCGCTGAAAAAATACGGGATATCGATGTCAAATATGATGTTAAGAACAAGGAAATCGCCATCCAAGAACTGGAAGACAAAAACTCGGAGCTTCAAAATAATATCCTGACATTGCTGCCTTTTCTAGGAATTGCAGCCGTGATTTTAGTCCTGTTGTTTTTCTTGTACCGTCGCTATCGGAAGAAAAGCACGGTACTGGAATCCGAAAAATCGGAAACCCTGCAAAAACTCGACGAACTGAAGAATATCGTCATCAAAAACCACATCGTTCTAAAGGATAAAACCAAGGTCTATATCTCCGACCTGATGTATATCAAATCGGACGACCATTATCTGAACATCCATACCTCCGATGATAAAAGCCATTTTGTAAGGGGCAAACTGAAGAAGATTCGCGAAGAGCTGCCCCCTAATTTTATCCAGTGCCACCGCTCCTATATAGTCAACCGCAATTTCGTAAAGCGTATTAACAACAAGTCGTTAACGCTTCTCGATAAGTCCGAGATACCGCTATCGCGATCTTACCGCGACGAATTTTAA
- a CDS encoding nucleoside deaminase, which yields MILPYDDTYFMKRAMQEAEVAFEKGEVPIGAVIVVQDRIIARAHNLTEQLNDVTAHAEMQAITAAANFLGGKYLRDCTLYVTLEPCQMCAGALYWSQIPKIVFATADPQRGCGVMGTKLHPKTEMVGGIMENEASALLKRFFIQRRSLN from the coding sequence ATGATTCTTCCATACGACGACACCTATTTTATGAAAAGGGCCATGCAAGAAGCTGAAGTCGCCTTTGAAAAGGGCGAGGTGCCCATCGGTGCAGTTATTGTCGTGCAGGACAGAATCATTGCCCGCGCCCACAACCTGACCGAACAGCTGAACGACGTGACTGCCCACGCCGAGATGCAGGCCATCACCGCTGCGGCAAATTTTTTGGGAGGCAAATACCTGCGGGACTGTACCCTCTACGTTACCCTCGAACCCTGTCAAATGTGCGCCGGAGCCCTTTATTGGAGCCAGATACCAAAAATCGTGTTTGCGACGGCGGATCCACAACGGGGCTGTGGTGTTATGGGCACGAAACTGCATCCTAAGACCGAAATGGTAGGAGGAATAATGGAAAACGAGGCCAGTGCACTATTAAAGCGGTTCTTTATCCAAAGGCGGAGTTTAAATTGA
- a CDS encoding porin produces the protein MKNLFLVLAVLLLPFTTNAQDSKGPTFGQGIFDRVGKDSTWGMEIGARMQLLSIAQWDKAEDGGLTNPEQNFLVRRARLKFDGFAYSPKLRYKIELGLSNRDISGATEFTANAPRYIYDAVVMWNFYDNFELWFGQTKLPGNIERVISSGNLQQVDRSLLNSRFNIDRDLGFQLRHHFELTEKFLIREKLAFSQGEGRNVVSGNLGGHQYTARLELLPFGSFTDESEYSGSALKREEKPKLMLAATYDTNQNAVKSRSNQGAYMRSDVGFFETDINTLFIDAMFKYQGFSFMAEYAQRTADDPVAKNSDGSPTGDIVQVGEGLNLQTGYLFKSNWEISGRFTNIDMDKDLAALNRQKQYTMGLSKYIVGHKLKVQTDVSYLSADTGIDELMARLQLELHF, from the coding sequence ATGAAAAATCTATTTTTAGTCCTTGCCGTTCTGCTGCTACCTTTCACGACCAATGCCCAAGATAGCAAGGGCCCAACTTTCGGACAGGGCATCTTTGATCGCGTAGGGAAGGACAGCACTTGGGGCATGGAAATCGGCGCCCGTATGCAGTTGTTGTCCATCGCCCAATGGGACAAAGCCGAGGACGGGGGACTCACAAATCCCGAACAGAACTTTTTAGTGCGGCGGGCGCGGTTGAAGTTCGACGGATTTGCGTATTCGCCCAAATTAAGGTACAAGATCGAATTGGGACTCTCGAACCGCGATATCTCCGGGGCCACTGAATTCACAGCTAACGCACCCCGGTATATCTACGATGCCGTGGTCATGTGGAATTTCTACGACAACTTCGAGCTGTGGTTCGGCCAGACTAAATTACCGGGCAACATAGAAAGAGTCATCTCTTCTGGAAACTTACAACAGGTCGACCGTTCGCTTTTGAACAGTCGCTTTAACATCGACCGTGACCTCGGCTTTCAGCTGCGACATCATTTCGAGTTGACCGAAAAATTTTTGATACGCGAAAAATTGGCCTTTTCCCAAGGGGAGGGGAGAAACGTAGTCAGCGGTAACCTTGGTGGTCATCAGTATACGGCACGGCTCGAGCTGTTGCCGTTCGGAAGCTTCACCGACGAATCCGAATACAGCGGAAGTGCCCTCAAACGCGAAGAAAAACCCAAGTTGATGTTGGCCGCTACCTACGACACCAACCAAAACGCCGTGAAGAGCAGAAGCAATCAGGGGGCATACATGAGGAGCGATGTCGGATTCTTTGAAACAGATATCAACACCCTTTTTATCGATGCCATGTTTAAATACCAAGGGTTTTCGTTTATGGCGGAGTATGCGCAACGAACCGCCGACGACCCGGTCGCCAAGAATTCCGATGGCTCCCCCACTGGGGATATCGTACAGGTCGGGGAAGGATTGAACCTTCAGACAGGCTACCTTTTCAAATCAAACTGGGAAATCTCGGGAAGGTTTACAAACATTGATATGGATAAAGACTTAGCTGCCTTAAATCGCCAAAAACAGTATACCATGGGACTCTCTAAGTATATTGTCGGGCATAAATTAAAGGTTCAGACCGACGTAAGCTATCTTTCTGCGGACACGGGAATAGACGAGCTTATGGCCCGTCTACAGCTCGAGCTGCATTTCTGA
- a CDS encoding DUF3078 domain-containing protein — MIRVWRSARTALTVLFLFCLNFLSAQKNDSLPPGREVDTVAIDTAAIDRMVEAIVVDTVVVDTVVIRRIQNKMEVVPRSVNLTNPVISFRQTKALTEEPNRFRIPSFWTNVNRLGINFNEVAFVNWNAGGNNSIAALGNARFERNYKFRYTRWDNYMELRYGLNLQEGQKLRKTDDAIRLSSTLGFQRDTISNWYYSAKANLNTQFSNGYKYPDRETPVSAFMAPGYTFLGAGTSYITKDQKFNLYISPITQKSTFVLNQELANKGRFGVQRAILDAEGNVVKPGNNVFLEFGFLVTNSWETEVYKNVALEHRLSLYTDYLQDFGNIDVDWELNIGFKVNDFILTKIGSHIIFDDNVLFGEEINEQGIVVKPGESRIQFKQQLGVGISYAF, encoded by the coding sequence ATGATACGCGTTTGGAGGTCGGCCAGAACGGCTCTTACCGTCCTGTTTCTATTTTGCCTTAATTTTTTATCGGCCCAAAAAAACGACTCCCTCCCCCCGGGGCGGGAAGTGGACACGGTTGCCATCGACACAGCGGCCATAGATCGTATGGTCGAAGCCATAGTGGTCGATACGGTGGTGGTCGATACTGTGGTCATCCGAAGGATACAGAATAAAATGGAAGTGGTTCCCCGGAGTGTCAATCTGACCAACCCCGTGATATCTTTCAGGCAGACCAAGGCTTTGACGGAAGAGCCAAACCGGTTCCGCATACCCTCATTTTGGACTAATGTGAACAGGCTAGGCATCAACTTTAACGAAGTTGCTTTCGTCAATTGGAACGCAGGAGGAAACAATTCCATCGCTGCCCTGGGCAACGCACGTTTCGAACGCAATTACAAATTCCGCTACACAAGATGGGACAACTATATGGAGTTACGTTATGGGTTGAACCTACAGGAGGGCCAAAAACTCCGGAAGACCGACGACGCCATTCGTCTGAGCTCCACTCTTGGTTTTCAAAGAGACACAATCAGTAATTGGTACTACTCGGCCAAGGCGAACCTCAACACGCAATTCTCGAACGGCTATAAATATCCGGATAGGGAAACCCCGGTTTCAGCATTCATGGCCCCAGGTTATACCTTTTTAGGGGCGGGAACCTCTTATATAACTAAAGATCAAAAATTCAATCTCTATATTTCCCCCATAACCCAAAAATCGACCTTTGTGCTCAATCAGGAACTTGCCAACAAAGGTCGGTTCGGGGTGCAAAGGGCCATTTTAGATGCCGAGGGCAATGTGGTAAAACCGGGCAACAACGTATTTCTCGAATTCGGTTTTTTGGTCACCAATAGTTGGGAGACCGAGGTGTACAAGAATGTTGCACTCGAACACCGACTAAGTCTGTACACGGATTACCTCCAGGATTTCGGAAATATCGATGTCGATTGGGAACTTAATATCGGATTTAAGGTCAACGATTTTATCTTGACTAAAATCGGATCGCATATCATCTTCGATGACAACGTGCTCTTTGGTGAAGAAATCAACGAACAGGGAATAGTGGTAAAACCCGGAGAGAGCCGCATACAGTTCAAACAGCAGCTGGGGGTCGGAATTTCGTACGCCTTCTAG
- the dgt gene encoding dGTP triphosphohydrolase, which produces MDWSTLLSLKRHGDTHIRLRKEQDDTRLGFEVDYDRIIFSAAFRSLQDKTQVIPLSKTDFVHTRLTHSLEVSVVGRSLGRVAGKQILEKHPQLKELGYRFNDFGAITAAAALAHDIGNPPFGHSGEKAIGEFFVNGKGKKYRSALSDVQYQDLIDFEGNANGFRLLTQSRKGVEGGLRLSYATLGAFMKYPKASLPKRPSSHVADKKFGFFQSGQEAFVEIAGELELLTRNKVEETSYARHPLTYLVEAADDICYTIIDFEDGINLGLISEDYALEYLIKLVQNNINTKKYNLLHLQEDRLSYLRALAISTLISDAISVFDTNEEKILNGTFNTSLLEQSKYQAQIKDIIALSVNKIYRSSEVIEKEIAGYRIISDILEVYTDALIRKRAHKASNYDALMLKTLPESYRNTETSIYDILLNACCYVASLSDSAAVHIHNKIMGRQL; this is translated from the coding sequence ATGGACTGGTCGACACTACTTTCCCTAAAACGCCACGGCGACACCCACATACGCTTGCGAAAGGAGCAGGATGATACCCGGTTGGGATTCGAGGTCGATTACGACCGTATTATTTTTTCGGCCGCGTTTCGCAGTTTGCAGGACAAGACTCAAGTAATTCCTCTTTCCAAAACGGATTTCGTACATACTAGGCTCACCCACAGTCTAGAGGTCTCCGTGGTTGGTCGCAGCCTGGGCCGGGTTGCCGGGAAACAAATATTGGAGAAACACCCGCAACTAAAGGAACTGGGATATCGCTTCAATGATTTTGGAGCCATAACGGCAGCCGCCGCTTTGGCCCACGATATTGGAAACCCGCCTTTCGGCCATAGCGGAGAAAAGGCCATTGGGGAGTTTTTTGTAAACGGAAAAGGAAAAAAATACCGGTCGGCGCTTTCAGATGTACAGTACCAAGATCTGATCGATTTTGAAGGCAATGCCAATGGTTTCCGACTCTTGACCCAATCGCGAAAAGGGGTCGAGGGCGGATTGCGATTGAGTTACGCTACGCTGGGGGCTTTCATGAAGTACCCGAAGGCATCGCTTCCGAAAAGGCCGAGTTCGCACGTTGCCGATAAAAAGTTCGGATTTTTTCAATCCGGACAAGAAGCTTTCGTAGAAATTGCCGGTGAATTGGAACTGCTGACTCGAAACAAGGTGGAAGAGACGTCATACGCCCGGCATCCTTTGACCTATCTGGTAGAGGCGGCCGATGACATATGCTATACCATTATCGATTTCGAGGACGGCATCAACCTCGGACTGATTTCAGAGGATTACGCTTTGGAATATCTCATCAAATTGGTACAGAACAATATTAATACCAAAAAGTATAATTTACTGCATTTGCAGGAAGACCGGCTGAGTTACCTTCGAGCATTAGCTATAAGCACCTTGATTTCCGACGCGATTTCGGTTTTTGATACCAACGAAGAAAAAATACTCAACGGTACTTTTAATACGTCACTGTTGGAGCAAAGCAAGTATCAAGCCCAGATCAAGGATATCATAGCGCTTAGTGTCAACAAGATATATCGGTCGTCCGAAGTCATCGAGAAAGAAATAGCGGGGTACCGTATTATCTCCGATATACTTGAGGTCTATACTGACGCCCTGATTCGGAAGAGAGCGCACAAAGCTTCGAACTACGACGCCTTGATGCTGAAGACATTGCCGGAATCTTACAGGAATACCGAGACTTCGATCTACGACATTCTATTGAATGCCTGTTGCTATGTTGCCAGCCTTTCGGACAGTGCCGCGGTACATATTCACAATAAGATTATGGGCAGGCAGTTATAG
- a CDS encoding DUF5723 family protein, giving the protein MFAKFNFKTPCSKLALSMIFVMCHLALFAQSYIGHTMDNYAGVHAVAYNPANVFDTPFRSDINLVSASGYLGSDFIGLSFSEFLSSGGEFDFDSDAERFPSETNHFFTTIDALGPSFLINLGDQQSIALTTRVRGLFNLNNIDGNLYERISDGFDIGNDFEFDSKNLNATAHVFSEIGFTYGRELLRTQDQFLKGGITLKFLMGAGGLFASSPELSGNFNGVTNQLVTQGSLSYGSTPGFESDSPEFNELQGGFGADIGVVYEYRKRIMDGRIQGQRVQQYKFKMALSLTDIGSINYKNSENTLYDANGDVNALEFETKDLEEVLEDNYPGTTVTGDQKIALPTALQIMADYYIGSRFYVGLHTGLSMRGSGNSHTNNLVNTTTVAPRFESKWFSMYSPIGLRQYGDFAWGLGFRMGPLTVGSGSILTNLFSDNSKNADVYLGLKIPLYKNIEY; this is encoded by the coding sequence ATGTTCGCAAAATTTAATTTTAAGACCCCCTGTTCCAAGTTGGCACTTTCAATGATTTTTGTCATGTGCCACCTCGCACTGTTCGCCCAAAGCTATATCGGGCATACGATGGACAACTACGCCGGGGTGCATGCCGTGGCCTACAATCCGGCCAACGTGTTCGATACCCCTTTTCGTTCCGACATCAACCTGGTCTCGGCCAGCGGATATTTGGGAAGTGATTTTATCGGGCTTTCCTTTTCCGAGTTTTTGTCTTCGGGCGGTGAATTCGATTTTGATAGCGACGCGGAGCGCTTCCCGTCTGAAACCAATCATTTCTTTACTACTATCGACGCCCTGGGCCCTTCGTTCTTGATCAACCTGGGTGACCAACAGAGCATTGCCCTTACCACTAGGGTTAGGGGACTATTTAATTTGAACAATATCGACGGGAACCTATACGAAAGGATTTCCGATGGCTTCGATATCGGGAACGATTTCGAGTTCGATTCGAAAAACCTGAACGCTACGGCCCACGTATTTTCCGAGATCGGGTTCACCTATGGCCGGGAGCTACTACGAACCCAAGACCAGTTTCTGAAAGGGGGGATTACCCTAAAGTTCCTGATGGGCGCAGGAGGCCTGTTCGCCAGCTCGCCTGAACTGAGCGGAAACTTTAACGGGGTGACCAATCAGCTTGTTACGCAAGGTTCCCTATCGTACGGCTCGACCCCCGGATTTGAGTCCGACTCCCCCGAATTCAATGAGCTTCAGGGAGGCTTCGGTGCCGATATCGGGGTCGTTTACGAATACAGAAAACGGATTATGGACGGGCGGATCCAAGGCCAACGGGTCCAACAGTATAAGTTCAAGATGGCACTTTCGCTGACCGATATCGGCAGTATCAACTATAAAAATAGCGAGAATACACTTTATGACGCCAATGGTGACGTAAATGCCCTGGAATTCGAGACCAAGGACCTGGAAGAGGTCTTGGAGGATAACTATCCCGGTACGACCGTTACTGGAGATCAAAAGATCGCCTTGCCTACCGCCCTACAGATTATGGCGGACTACTACATCGGATCTCGATTTTACGTCGGGTTGCATACCGGCCTATCGATGCGGGGTTCGGGCAACTCCCACACCAATAATCTTGTCAATACGACTACGGTAGCCCCTCGGTTCGAGAGCAAATGGTTCAGTATGTATTCCCCGATCGGACTGCGGCAGTACGGCGACTTCGCTTGGGGGCTCGGATTTAGGATGGGACCCCTGACCGTGGGTTCTGGTTCGATATTGACCAATCTATTTTCCGATAACAGTAAAAACGCCGATGTGTACTTGGGACTTAAGATTCCGTTGTATAAGAATATCGAGTATTAA
- a CDS encoding 1-deoxy-D-xylulose-5-phosphate synthase: MSHFSDRIQFYPLKNLLEHISSPDELRRLDPDDLPRLAKETRGFIIDIVATKEGHLGASLGTVELTIALHYVFDTPDDKLIWDVGHQAYGHKILTGRKSIFDTNRQLGGISGFPRRTESEYDAFGTGHSSTSISAILGMAIASRLQENTERQHIAVIGDASIASGMAFEALNHLGSTDANVLVILNDNAIGIDPSVGALKKYLTNVKKGTAKEENIFECLNLAYTGPIDGHDISQLLPELERLKSVRGPRLLHVITTKGKGLEKAEIDQVTYHAPGRFDRFSGEREPSTDNELPLKYQDVFGHTLVELAENNPKITGITPAMPTGSSLKYMMAEFPKRAFDVGIAEQHAVTLAAGMATQGLMPFCVIYSTFLQRAYDQVIHDVALQNLPVIFCIDRAGIVGQDGATHNGIYDMAYLRCIPNLVLFAPMNETELRNGMFTAQLGLPHPIAIRYPRGRGVQQEWRTTFETIEIGSSRELRKGSKIAILSIGHIGNSIAEAIEAFEAGQIGHYDMRFVKPLDKKRLYTIFEHYDFVISIEDGCKAGGFGSAVLEIANEMGHANKLIIMGIDDLFLEHGTAGEVRHLAKIDAEALKNRIKILLDE; this comes from the coding sequence ATGAGCCACTTTTCCGACCGAATTCAATTTTATCCATTGAAAAACCTATTGGAACATATTTCCTCCCCCGATGAGCTTCGTCGCCTAGACCCCGACGACCTGCCCAGGCTCGCCAAGGAAACCCGAGGATTTATCATCGATATCGTCGCTACCAAAGAGGGGCACCTGGGCGCCAGCCTGGGCACTGTCGAACTGACCATTGCCCTGCATTACGTTTTTGACACCCCCGACGACAAACTCATTTGGGACGTCGGGCACCAGGCCTACGGACACAAGATACTAACCGGTAGAAAATCTATTTTCGATACCAATCGCCAACTGGGCGGCATCAGTGGATTTCCCCGTCGTACGGAAAGTGAATACGATGCCTTTGGCACGGGACACAGTTCCACCTCGATTTCGGCGATTTTGGGGATGGCCATCGCATCGCGCTTGCAGGAAAATACCGAAAGACAACATATCGCGGTCATCGGAGATGCCTCTATCGCGAGCGGGATGGCGTTCGAGGCACTGAATCACCTCGGTTCTACCGATGCCAACGTGTTGGTGATACTCAACGACAATGCTATTGGGATAGATCCGAGTGTGGGGGCATTGAAAAAATACCTGACCAACGTTAAAAAAGGCACCGCGAAGGAAGAGAATATCTTTGAATGTCTCAATCTCGCCTACACCGGTCCCATAGACGGGCACGACATCTCTCAATTACTTCCGGAACTGGAACGTCTCAAATCGGTTAGAGGTCCACGACTGTTGCACGTGATCACTACCAAGGGGAAGGGACTTGAAAAAGCGGAAATCGACCAAGTTACCTATCACGCCCCGGGCAGGTTCGATCGGTTTTCGGGCGAAAGAGAGCCGAGCACCGATAACGAGCTGCCGTTGAAATATCAAGATGTTTTCGGCCATACCTTGGTCGAACTGGCCGAAAACAATCCTAAAATAACGGGCATCACACCCGCCATGCCCACCGGAAGCTCCCTGAAATACATGATGGCCGAATTCCCAAAGCGGGCCTTCGACGTGGGTATCGCCGAGCAGCATGCCGTAACCTTGGCCGCGGGCATGGCGACCCAAGGCTTGATGCCTTTTTGCGTTATTTACTCCACCTTTCTCCAACGTGCCTACGATCAGGTCATTCACGATGTCGCCCTTCAAAACCTACCGGTTATTTTCTGTATCGACCGGGCCGGTATCGTCGGACAGGACGGGGCCACGCACAACGGGATCTATGACATGGCCTATCTGCGGTGCATTCCCAATTTGGTCCTATTCGCGCCGATGAACGAGACGGAACTTCGCAACGGAATGTTTACGGCACAATTGGGACTGCCGCATCCTATTGCCATTCGGTATCCTAGGGGACGGGGAGTTCAGCAAGAATGGAGAACCACATTTGAGACCATCGAAATAGGAAGCTCAAGGGAGCTCCGTAAAGGTTCAAAGATTGCTATCCTATCCATAGGCCATATCGGGAATAGCATCGCCGAGGCCATCGAAGCCTTTGAAGCCGGGCAAATAGGACATTACGACATGCGTTTTGTTAAACCTTTGGACAAAAAACGCTTATACACTATCTTCGAACATTATGATTTTGTGATCAGTATCGAAGATGGATGCAAGGCTGGGGGTTTCGGAAGCGCCGTTCTAGAGATTGCGAACGAAATGGGGCACGCGAACAAACTGATTATTATGGGCATCGATGATTTATTTTTGGAACACGGTACTGCGGGGGAGGTACGACATTTGGCCAAAATCGATGCCGAAGCATTGAAAAATCGTATCAAAATCCTTCTCGATGAATAA
- a CDS encoding zinc metalloprotease translates to MAFTINGKSFESQEEFTRFGRGCATKTPAPIEILRVDQEIERNKSQRFLFQKLTIPLKFVHFTYGSKGLIIPEQREKQVHLLNKAFQNAGIEFVYDESEVVFVDNYNWYKMGYRSYSEREAKSNLSTDTSKYLNFYTGGLQKGLLGWATFPFDLAGDPIMDGVVVLDESLPNGNAAPFNLGMTGIHEVGHWLGLYHTFQGGCDGIGDHVHDTHAHSKANYGKPEKNKRHNACKQGEFAPIHNYMNYVDDEWMSELSDAQAGRIKEQILMYRTGLTSNHPI, encoded by the coding sequence ATGGCATTTACAATTAACGGAAAGTCGTTCGAAAGTCAAGAAGAGTTTACGAGGTTTGGAAGAGGTTGTGCTACCAAAACCCCAGCACCAATTGAAATTCTAAGGGTAGATCAGGAAATTGAAAGAAACAAATCACAGAGATTTTTGTTCCAGAAATTAACAATCCCTTTAAAGTTTGTCCATTTTACTTATGGGTCTAAAGGGCTCATCATTCCGGAACAGAGAGAAAAGCAGGTTCATTTACTGAACAAGGCTTTTCAAAACGCGGGAATTGAATTTGTTTATGACGAATCGGAGGTCGTATTTGTCGATAATTACAATTGGTATAAAATGGGCTATCGAAGCTATTCTGAACGTGAGGCAAAATCTAACTTATCGACCGACACTTCAAAGTATCTTAACTTTTATACTGGAGGACTTCAAAAAGGGCTGCTTGGCTGGGCTACTTTTCCTTTCGACCTAGCGGGCGACCCAATAATGGATGGGGTGGTGGTTTTAGATGAATCCTTACCTAACGGAAATGCGGCACCTTTCAATTTGGGCATGACGGGCATACATGAAGTAGGTCATTGGCTTGGTCTTTATCATACCTTTCAAGGTGGTTGTGATGGCATAGGTGATCATGTGCACGATACCCATGCCCATTCTAAGGCAAATTACGGTAAACCGGAGAAGAACAAAAGGCATAATGCTTGTAAACAGGGAGAATTTGCTCCGATTCATAATTATATGAACTATGTAGACGATGAATGGATGAGCGAGTTGTCCGATGCCCAAGCTGGGAGGATAAAAGAGCAGATATTAATGTACAGAACCGGGTTGACGTCAAACCATCCCATTTAA